DNA sequence from the Deinococcus multiflagellatus genome:
CACCCGCGACCTGAACCTCACCCGCGCCCGGGGCTTTGACACCCTGTTTGCCCGGGGCCTGGACCTCGTGCTGTTCCCCGGCCTTCGCGGCTACCACCTTGCCGCCAAGGCCGGGTACCCCAGCGTGGCCGTCCCGGTCCCCCGCGACGGGGGCGCCCAGCCCGGTGGTGTCCTGCTGGTGGCCCCCGCTGGCGCCGACGCCCTGCTGCTGGCAGGCGCCGCGCATCTGAACCGCGTGCTGGGCGGGGTGCGCTTTCCCAAGGGGTGAGTGGACAGTGGGGAGTGGGGAGTGGTCTTGAGCTTTTGCCACTTCCCACTGCCCACTCCCCTACTTCTGCACGTCAATCCGAATCGCGCCGTCTTGCAGCCGCGCCATTTCTGGGACCGGCTGGTCGTCGCGGTGGCGCATGGTGCTCAGGCTGCTGCCTTCGGGGGCGCGGGCCACGGCGTCGGCAATGCGGATCTGGGCGCTGGCAATGGGCCGGGCCCAGACCATCGCCTCGCTGTTGCCGGTGCAGCCCGCGTGCGCCAGCCCGCGCAGGGCCCCCACCACGATCACGTCGCCCCCGGCCAGGATCTCGGCGCCGGGGTTCACGTCGCCCAGCACGATCACGCTGCCGGGGTAGGACTCGCGCATGCCCGCGCGCAGGGTGTGCGGCACGATCTGCAGGCGGGGCCCAGGCAGGTCGGGGGCCGCACTGGCGGGGGCAGGCACGCTCACACGCGGCGCGCGCACCCGGCCCGGTGTGCCGCCCGCCGCCCGGATGCGCTGCAAGGCCACCTCCAGGGCTTCGGGGTCGGCGTCGCCCTGAATCTCGATGGTGACGTGGCTGGCCAGCAGCTCCCTGCGGGCGTCCAATGCGTCCTGTACGGCCTGCGCCGTGTCTCCGGGTTCCAGGAGCAGGTTCAGGCCCCCCAGCGTGCCACGCAACTTCATGAGGCTAATCTAGCGCGCTCATGAAGTTGTGGTGCCCCTCTGGCCCCCCACCCGGTGGCGGGGATGGTGTACCATGAGCTCCATGCTTTTCAAGGAGACCTCCTTTGGTGCAGCTTGATTCCGGCGCGGTCGTGGAGGGCCGCGTAACGCGCGTGACGGACTTCGGCGCGTTCATCCAGTTCGAGAACGGTGAGACGGGCCTCGTGCACATCTCCCAGATCGCGCACTCCTTTGTTCGGAACATCCACGATCATGTTCGCGAGGGCGA
Encoded proteins:
- a CDS encoding septum site-determining protein MinC, encoding MKLRGTLGGLNLLLEPGDTAQAVQDALDARRELLASHVTIEIQGDADPEALEVALQRIRAAGGTPGRVRAPRVSVPAPASAAPDLPGPRLQIVPHTLRAGMRESYPGSVIVLGDVNPGAEILAGGDVIVVGALRGLAHAGCTGNSEAMVWARPIASAQIRIADAVARAPEGSSLSTMRHRDDQPVPEMARLQDGAIRIDVQK